From a region of the Candidatus Rokuibacteriota bacterium genome:
- the recR gene encoding recombination protein RecR, with amino-acid sequence MAYYPEPVARLIEAFQKLPGVGPKTAQRQAFFLLKRPAQEVNELAEALRELKTRIRHCRECFNVTEEDPCRICRDPARESRALCVVEEPNDLLALERTGEFRGRYHVLLGALSPLDGIGPEDIKVRELLARLEGQAVEEVILATNPSVEGEATAIYLAKLLKPLGLRVTRIARGLPVGGDLEYADEVTLSKALEGRREMR; translated from the coding sequence ATGGCCTACTACCCCGAGCCTGTGGCCCGCTTGATCGAGGCCTTCCAGAAGCTGCCCGGCGTGGGGCCCAAGACCGCCCAGCGCCAGGCCTTCTTCCTCCTCAAGCGACCGGCCCAGGAGGTGAACGAGCTCGCCGAGGCCCTGCGGGAGCTCAAGACGCGCATCCGCCACTGCCGCGAGTGCTTCAACGTCACGGAGGAGGACCCCTGTCGCATCTGCCGCGATCCGGCGCGCGAGTCCCGCGCCCTCTGCGTCGTGGAGGAGCCCAATGACCTGCTGGCGCTGGAGCGGACGGGCGAGTTCCGCGGCCGGTACCACGTGCTCCTCGGGGCGCTCTCGCCGCTGGACGGCATCGGGCCCGAGGACATCAAGGTGCGGGAGCTCCTGGCGCGGCTCGAGGGGCAGGCGGTCGAAGAGGTGATCCTGGCGACGAACCCGAGCGTGGAGGGCGAAGCCACTGCGATCTATCTGGCCAAGCTCCTCAAACCGCTGGGCCTGCGCGTCACGCGCATCGCCCGGGGGCTCCCCGTGGGGGGCGATCTCGAGTACGCGGACGAGGTGACGCTGTCGAAGGCCCTCGAGGGCCGGAGGGAAATGCGATAG
- a CDS encoding YbaB/EbfC family nucleoid-associated protein, which translates to MKEAQKLQAQMEAIQAEAAKKRVEATAGGGMVTVAANGKQEIISIKIDREVINPDDAQMLEDLVLAACNEALRKSREMMQAEMGKLSAGLKIPGLGM; encoded by the coding sequence ATGAAGGAAGCCCAGAAGCTCCAGGCCCAGATGGAGGCGATCCAGGCCGAGGCGGCCAAGAAGAGGGTGGAGGCCACGGCCGGCGGTGGCATGGTCACGGTGGCGGCCAATGGCAAGCAGGAAATCATCTCCATCAAGATCGACCGTGAGGTCATCAATCCGGATGATGCCCAGATGCTGGAGGACCTGGTCCTGGCGGCCTGCAACGAGGCCTTGCGCAAGTCCAGGGAGATGATGCAGGCCGAGATGGGGAAGCTCTCCGCCGGACTCAAGATCCCCGGCCTCGGGATGTGA